In Pelodiscus sinensis isolate JC-2024 chromosome 19, ASM4963464v1, whole genome shotgun sequence, the DNA window agagcgtgcacactgccatggatgctcctgcacaaaagcacatctcttgcgcaaaaacatggcagtgtggatgcacccttgcacaagatcttttgcgcaagaactcttgcgcaaaacacttCGTGCACAAGAAGCccgcagtgtagacttagccttagtctAGGATACAACTTGAGAGCGTTGGGGGATTTGACGGTGGTTGGTAGTAGCAGGTCTGCACTACTTCTTTCTCTCACTCTTAACTTTCTTTTTTCAGTAAAGGGAAAGTCTTCAATCAGTTCTGCTCACCTCAGAAAGTAATTTTCTGAGTATATACTGTTCACCTGCCATAAGCAGGCCCTGGCTCTACAGAAGGAATACTTTATAAATGTAGATAGCACCAACACTAAATTCACTTTTAATAACAATGAAGCTTTAAAATGCTACCTCATTCCTTTGGTGAAGTGACAGCCTTCCACCGGCATGGCCACTTTTCTGTATTTGGATATAAAATTGAGGGGGGAGGTTGTGATCCTTGTAGTGGATTTTCACTTGCCTAGGCAATTTATATTGCTGCAGCTCATTTAGTGGTGTCACTGGCAAGTGCTAGTCAAATATTTTACCTTGTATTAGGAGCCAAGGTAGTTCATAAAGCACTGACCTTGCTACTCTCGAAACAGGCCTTCCCTTTGGGTAGCAAAGCTCACCTATTTTGCACTTATTCTCACTTAACTCACACTCTTCATCATGGTGTAGTGATCTCATCTCTATAATTAGGACCACTCCTATATCCCTTATGTTATAGACTAAAAGAGCTATAGCCACTACAGCTATTAGAGAAATCAAACTGTCCTGCAATGGCCAGAGGTTAGTGTGTCTATACacacagggctggcccgagccatttgtgcGCCCTGGGGGCCTGACCcatgtgcagccccacccccgcccggtcCGGCAGCCCCGTGTGGCGTCCCCTATAATGGGATGCCCCGGGTAGTAGtgtagataaatctatgtattatatattgcttcatatgacttgacattgtgcctctccatataaccttgtactaatccatataaccttgtaactttgtattagaaccctatacagaaaacttgtagaaaactgaatatatagttaaagtggtaaaaatgtctttggctaggagtagaataagatttTCCCCCCactctctttcccccactctgaaacaaaatacaggactatgtagcactttaaagactaacaagatcttttcatcttgttagtctttaaagtgctacatagtcctgtattttgtttcagctacaccagactaacaaggctacatttctatcactattcccccactctgtaatcaattgccctgttgaatgaatgaggtgtgaatgagtaagacttgggagccaagcacctccagacagctacaccagttgaagaggggatggaagccagacccaaggtgtcaagtgggctgaagaaagaagagcagacatattgaaggccttggggattagaagcaggcaccttctatggaaaacaccctctctgcagcacaaagggaccaaaagggacacagacccagagtttgaatctgggatatatttgcatatgagagggatgctataaaagtgaggtgtcttgcagaggaccccgggtttcctcttgtcaccatcggagcatcgatccggatccgcagaagcccggctccacccctcccccatctaactcacctggccagtgcaggtAAGGGGAGCAACtcgttggtaacaacagcaagacggagtgtgctttgtgtgtgtgtgtgtgcgcgcatgcgcaTGAGTGACAtttatatcatatgcatatgataagtgttgattattctatgtgtgatcaataaatgtggcatgttgccttatccccctgaaaaagatcccgagtacttcttttaagtacaacagtagtctggtcagcccgtagcttgggccagctctatATACAAAAATTGACACAAATTCCACCTAATAAAGAAGAAGCTTTAAGTGGTTTGGATGGACTTTTATTAATGGAGTCTCTATCTGTAAGTTTTTTCTATCCTTTGTAAACACGCagtacaaaaatattttcttttcactATATTTCTGGAAATATGTTGATCACAGCTGAGGATTAGAAGGTGACTTTCCGCTCCCTCCTAGGTTTACAATAGATTTAGTTATTTCTATCCCGGCTCTCAGCATTATATTAACACAGACAGTGGAAAAATTGGGTGAAAACAGACAAAGACATTTCGGTACAGTGTGTTTTTTTATCACTGTTTGAAAAATTAAAGGTTTTACCCAAAGAAACTGATAATTTACATGTAATGAACACTACAGAGAGCAAAGTACAGCCATAGCAGTTGTCAAACTGTTCCATTCAGCAAAGTAAGTGCAGCTAAAAAAAGATTCCCTCATGAAAATCCAAGGTGTGCCACAGGACAGCTGAGCACTTAAGGAAAGAAGACTTTAAGTTCTGGCCACTGAGTGGGAAAAGATGTTCTGTAGGTGCTAGAGAAATCATTGGTATATACTAATTAGCTACATGGCCCTGTAGTGCAGGCTGGCCTCTCAGAAGGCAGAGAAGACCCCAAAAAGCAAGCTACTGTTGCTTTGCAAGTAGAAGCTCCTGCAAGCCACAGCTGAGAGATATTTGTACCATGCCAGTGAGAAGGCTATAGTTTGGGTTTGCATGCATTGTAAGTTACAGAGCCTCAAGATTTGTGtgtaaaacaaattatttaaGTACAAACAAAAGCAGTTACTCCTAGATCTGTATTTGTCCAGAAACTAAACATTCAAAGCTAACCTTTGGGATTACTGCTCTCCCCtgaacacacaaaacagacaagAGGCATTTCAATCCATGCATGTTGCACGTTTGCCAGATCAAGGCTCGACGTTTGCATAACGATGGCAGGTTTAAATACTTTCCTTCTCTCCACAAAAACATGAATGGCCAAGGAAACAGAAATATAAATACAGGACAGGAAGTTCTCTGGTTACGCTCCCGAGTCCACGCAGCTGATTCAGCCGATGCCTTAGTTTTGAGTAGGAGTTAGTCCAGCCCATTGGCCGTTTCATCATCTGTTAGACTCTGTCCATTAACAGCAGGAGAATCGTACCGGCCTTGTGATAAATCCTCAAAATCCTGACTCATGGTTGGAGAAATAATGTCAGGGCTTGTATCACAAGACTCTGTGCTCTGCTCAGAGGTAGCAATTGTGGTTGCTGTGCTTTTTGGAATAGGGTCAAAGTCATCATCTTCTTCTAGAATTGGAGATTCGTGAACATCTGAAAGGAGACACAGAACTGTTACCTCTGCTGTTTATTCTATCTGTATAAAGGTGACAGGACTCTAGGTATCTTTGCCATATAGGCTGCTCCAACTACTCAGAGTAAAGACATAGTAGAGGGATCAGCAAGAGGAAACAGACGAGTGCACCCCAAACACCATTGAAATGGAGGCAGGAAAGACtcaaaggccgtgtccagactcaggggtttttttgggaaaagtagccttttcccgaaaaaacttcccctgcgtccagactcaagccgcgttctttcgaaattatttcgaaagaacgcggcttttctttcgatggcggtaaacctcaatttacgaggaagaacgccttctttcgaaagttcctctttcgaaagaaggcgttcttcaatgtaaataggccgtcttcgaaagagagcatccagactcgctgggtgctctctttcgaaaaagcggatttctctttcgaaagatccgcctgcagtctagacgcgatctttcgaaagaagctctttcgaaagatgctttcgaaagagcctcttttgaaagaagcctgcagtctagacatagccaaagtgctAGAACTTACAATTTCTACTTCCAAAAATGTTGGCAGCTCATTATTGTAGTAACAAAAAACCTGCCAGCATTTTTGCTCTGATGTACATTCAACTTGGCAGCCATACCCTACACACCGCCACGTTTCACTGGATAAcacagaaacattaaaaaaaaaaatctccgtAGATACTCTCAATTGCAAGCAACCAGCCCCTGGCCCAAACATTTCTCTTTTGCTTTGGATGCACCGGGACTCTAGTGTAACCACTGCTGTGTTGCCAAGCAGTACTGCTTTATCAGAATGGAAAGAAGCCAGTATAAAAGGCTGTAAATCAGAGTGAAAACCAAGGAGACACTCACTGCTGAAAGCCTCTGGATACTGTTTGGCCAGCTTCCCTTTCAGGGTTCTgtaaggggcaggaaggagaagaaaaaaagagctgAGTTTGAACAAAAGTACAGAAATATATTTACCAGCCCTctgtcccatcccccaccccaaatgAAAGAACTGCCGTGTACTCAACAGAACAAGCTTTATTGCAGGAATCCCTGAAGTAGATTAAGATAAAATGCCCTTGCACTGCCCGTTCAGGCTGTCGCATGAACAGAAACCATTAATCGCAGGTTCCCCATAGCTCTTGCCCCTGCTGAAGAAAGGCTGGATGTGAGGCACGAAGTGTCACTAACTTGACTGCAACCCCTCTCACCGAAGTTCCCCAAGAGGACACTTCCCGTCAATCACTTGATTAAACCCTGTGGCAAGCAGGAAGCTTGAGGTCCCTTCCCACGCAAGAAATGGGGCATTGCAGCATCGAGACGGGTCACACGCCCCAGccatgcagcagcagctgaagaGCCCCGATTGCTCTAGGAGCCTCCCTGGCCCTTCCTGGACTGCTTGCTGCACCCCCCTCGCCACTGGCCCGaggcacttgctgctggactTGTGAGAAGGAGATCAAAATACCCCCCACCCTCCAAAGCTGTTGTATAAAGCagcaattctcaaactttttggactccagagccctttacatgcgtaaaaatgtatgcggagccccagcggtccactgattgtatgtgttgtacctatcgatgtttccagtttgtcaaccgcGCGGAGCCCCGGAGATGTCTCGCAAAGCCCCGGGGTtccgtggagcacagtttgagaaacactggtataaagtAATTCACCATAAATCAACAAATACACCACTGCTCTGCAGACTCTCAAGACTCAGCCTTCACCTTAGGAAAGACAAGGCCGCCCCCAAAATTGAAGCCAGAAGTTTGTAAACAATATTTACTCCTTCTCTACCTCCTTTCACACAAGATGGTCAAAGCCCTTTACAAGCATTAAGCCTCACAAGCCCTCTATGAAGTGGGTGTgcgttatccccattttgcaaagAAGGGAAATAACTTGATCAGTGTCGCACAGCCATGGCAGGGCTAGGAACGGAAGCCAAAAGCCCAGATTCCCAATGTGTCATGGCAAGCCCcacatccctctctctctcctcattggTTAGTTTTGTAGAGTAAAGCCCTGCCTTTGATTCACTCCCCTCCTGAAAGGGTTTGTTAGTCACCATTGTGGTGTTTTGTTACCCTTCTGGGGTGCAGTATGGGGGTCACTGTGTCTCAGTGACTTTGCCTGGGATAGGAAAAACAAGGCAGGACCCGGTTTGTCGCCCCCTAAGGGGATACACATTACTCCCTGCAGATATGTAGAGTTGTAGACAGAAATTGCTATCTGCTGACTCACAGAAGATGCTGTCGCCATGGTGACCAGGAGCCAATGCCCCACGGCAGCAGCGCCTTCCAGCCATGCAGGAGTATGGCAGCAGCACCACATTCCTCTCCTTTGGCCTCAGCATCTCCTTGGAGTGGAGCCCTGGATACTGATTTTTGTCCACGGATGTCTGCATCCACAAACAGAAATTTGTGTCCGTGCAAGtctttaactacaggcagtccccgacttacgtcagatccgcacttacgaacagggcttttctcgccctggagctcacaggcggcaggtcgccacccgtgtccttcggggcgagaaaagcttctcccggtctccctggtctgctgggggggggtccagcggctttgctggacccccccagcagaccagggggacaggagcaaagccttggagcacgcctgcagcgggacagcccgggcgcacttgagctgtccccctgcgggcgtgctccaaggcttttctctccgtctccctggtctgaccagcagaccagggagatggggagcaaagcctcggagcacaccagcagtgggacagccgcggcgcgcctggactgtcccactgcccgcgtgctctgcggctttgctccgcgtctcccaggtcagcagaccagggagacggagcaaagccgtggaggacttgggcgtcccgccacccccgtctccctggtctgctggggggggtgcagctagtgcccccccacccagcagaccaggcttttcttgcctacccctggggtagagcagctgggggctgccgggttggtcccgcagcactgctccagaccaacccggcagcaccccagctgctcttccccaggcatcctgattcagccgctgctggtcagtttcagcagcggctgaatcaggacgcctggggcagagcagctggggtgctgctgggttgctccagtagcgccaaggagccgcactactggagcaacccagcagcaccccagctgttctgccccaggcgtccccaagtcagccgctgctgaaactgaccagcggctgactacaggaagcccgaggcagagttgctctgccccaggcttcctggaatcagccgctgatcagtttcagcagcagctgacttggggacgcctgggtttcttaagttgaatcagtatgtaagtcagaactggcatccatattcagccgcggttgaaactgatcagtttcagcagtggctgacgccagttccgacttacatacagattcaacttaagaacaaacctacagaccctatcttgtacgtaacccggggactgcctgtatttgaaaccTCTCGGGACCCTTCCTTTATCATCCAACAGGAGGCACTACAGAGACACACAAAATCCCAGACGGTGAATCTAGAGCTCACCTGATTCTTCGAAAGATACTATCTAGATCTTTCTTCATTTCCACCAGTGTCCTAGTGTGATGCAGGAACCTTTCATTCATCTGCTGCATGCGTACACTGGACAGGTTATTAAAGTTGAGCAGCATCTCGTTGGTTTTCTCAAATCTATCGAGCctagagagagggagagatgtgGGGAAATGTGTCAATTTCCAAAAATAAAGAACAACAGGCAAGGCTCTTCACAATTCTCAGAACACAAACAAAACCCACAAGTGTCAGAAAGAAAACAGATCCTTCCTTTCCCGTCCTTGAAAAGCTTTTGAAGTGATTAAAGTCCTGCCCCCAAGAACTCTGCATGCAAAATTCTATCCTGCCAAAACCTTAGCAAAATCAAAGTCTGCTAATAGGAAAGTTGTCAGGAAattggaagggaggggggaaaagaggagaatTCAAAATAAGTGAGCTAAAGCGTTCGAAGCAGCAGAATGGAGAACAGACATGAAGATCAACTGGATGGCCCCAAAATTTGCTGGATGGCcccaaaatttgttttaaaaaggaaattcagGACTGTGTAGTGCTGAATTGACAGTCCTGCAGATCAAAGGCCTGTATTTATTCCCAGAATTAACAAAGTACCAGCATAGGCAAATGCAAACATCCTCAACCAAGCAGCTCATCCATGATCTGGAGAGATCAGCTCTTTTGGTCTTGACCTCTCAGGTCTACAGGTGGCATATGTAACTTTCTGTTTTCCAGTGCAGACACATGCCCAGTAGGAAACTGAACTAAGACTTTGCAACTAATTTTGACAGTCACTGAAGAGAACTACTGTCAGTCACTGGCAACCTAGGACATATCTGAAGTCACAACCAGGGGGGTTTGTATCCCATGCTAGCCCCCAGCAAGACATCCAGTTTCGCTGAATTACTATTGGTTAAGAAGGATATCTGTCTATTTATTGTGACAGAAAAGTATCGTATTTTAGTTGATCAGATTCCACTTGACTCACATATTCTTCTGAGCCAAAATGATAGCGTTCACATCTTCAGAGTTCACCATACTTAGCATCCTGCTGCAAAACACACCCGACGCCGTGGGCTCCATTCTACTGTACACGGTAGCCTACAGGAAAGGAGAGAGATTCAGAGGGGAAGTTTATAGGGGCTGCTCATAAAAATACAAAGCAGCTTCCTTCACTAGACCTAGCAACAATGAACAGCATCAGACACCCAAAAACTGATTTTCACCTATTCAGATCCTTGAGGAAGGTGAAGAACAGAAACCCAATCAGACCAGCTAGGTCTTCACTACTGGCCTAAACACACGCAGAACAGCAGCAACAAGACCAAAGCTGCTCAGGGTAAGCACAACCCTTCACTTTCTCCTGAGAGCAAGAGCTCACGGGATAACGTGCTGTCCTGCCTACCCCCAGAAGGAAATGCGGATCCTTTATAGACAGGGCCAGCTGGAAGGGCTCGTGTCTGGctagagaccctcccccccccccgaatgagGACCCCCAAATCCTTTTCCCTTTGGGCTCAGCTGTCTCCACTgaatgcagcccccccccccgagacagtGTCACCTTATAACGCTTCTCTCTCCAGGACCCCACCCCAAAAAGCTCCCCTAGGGACTCCCCAACCCTCTATAGCCCCTCCCAATAGCCCCCCATGGGGGGGGCAAAGCCCCTCCCGTGCAGGACAGGGACATCCCATGACTCCTCCCCCATTGGCTGGAGCCCCCCCTGGGAGtcgtagcccccccccccattgcctgggaacctcccccccccgactccccagCCCGAGGCCGCGCACCTGGACGGGCCGCTGCCCCGGGGCCGCCGCCTTCACATGACGGAAGCGGCGCCCAGGCCAGGAGGGGGCGGGACCGGCCGCGGCGGAGCAGGAGCAGCGGCGGCTCGTGGGGGGCCTCGGGCTAGTGGCTCGCTTCCGGGATGAGGGGTCACGCGCGCGGCGTGACCTTTGCGTCAGGACGTACGTGTGCGTGAGGTGCAGCTAGaaatcccttcccctccccacagcgccccctagtggtcaagggccctcccctcccacagctcctccttcccctcagggGCTGTAGGGGGGagaccccacagcgccccctagtggtcaagggcactcccctcccacagctcctccCACTCAGGGGCTGTATGGGGGagaccccacagcgccccctagtggtcaagggccctcccctcccacagctcctccttcccctcagggGCTGTAGGGGGGagaccccacagcgccccctagtggtcaagggcactcccctcccacagctcctccCACTCAGGGGCTGTATGGGGGagaccccacagcgccccctagtggtcaagggcactcccctcccacagctcctccttcccctcagggGCTGTATGGGGgagaccccacagctccccctaGTGGTCAAGGGGGCCCTcacagctcctccttcccctcagggGCTGTATGGggagccccccacagctccccctaGTGTTCAAGggcccccccacagctcctccttcctctcagggGCTGTATGGGggagccccccacacctccccctaGTGTTCAAggagccccccacagctccccctgctcctcaggGGCTGTATGAGGggagccccccacacctccccctaGTGTTCAAggagccccccacagctccccctgctcctcaggGGCTGTATGAGGggagccccccacagctccccttagTGTTCAAGGGCTCCTCCCACAGCTCCTCCTCAGGATCCGTATGAGGGGAGCCCCCCACAATTCCCCCTAGTGTTCCAAGGGGCAAGGGGACCCCCACAGCTTTCCCTCCCTCTCAAGCACTGTATGAAGGGAGCCCCCCATAGTTCCTCCTCAGTGCTCCAATGGGAACCCACACAGCTCCCCTTCACCCTGTGACCCAAGGGGACTCCTactgctccctttccccctcagGGAGTGTATAGAGGAgcccttccacagctccccttAGTGTTCCAAGGGGACCCCTAcagttctccctcccccttggagTCTGTATGAGGGGAGCCCCTTCACAGCTCGCCCTCAGTGTTCCAAGGGGAGCTCCCCCTCCGGGACTCTGAGAGGAGCCCCTACAGCTCCCTTTCATGTGGCCCAGTGGGTAACCATTCAAATTCATGTGACCCCTTAGCTATACGGATAATATAAGCACTCCCATCCCCCTAGCAATAAATTTCTTCAGGGATAAGCCTGTAGGGGAAGAGGATTAATGTTACCAAAAGGGCTCTGGGGTAACAACATGGGCAGAAAAATCTTTATGAAGTTCTCTGGGAGTCGAACATACATGTATATAGCTAAATCAAAGACAGATTGGCTGACTAGAGTACAGGATGAGCCTAGTAGACTGGACTAAAATCAAA includes these proteins:
- the KXD1 gene encoding kxDL motif-containing protein 1 isoform X2, with amino-acid sequence MEPTASGVFCSRMLSMVNSEDVNAIILAQKNMLDRFEKTNEMLLNFNNLSSVRMQQMNERFLHHTRTLVEMKKDLDSIFRRIRTLKGKLAKQYPEAFSNVHESPILEEDDDFDPIPKSTATTIATSEQSTESCDTSPDIISPTMSQDFEDLSQGRYDSPAVNGQSLTDDETANGLD
- the KXD1 gene encoding kxDL motif-containing protein 1 isoform X1; amino-acid sequence: MERLATVYSRMEPTASGVFCSRMLSMVNSEDVNAIILAQKNMLDRFEKTNEMLLNFNNLSSVRMQQMNERFLHHTRTLVEMKKDLDSIFRRIRTLKGKLAKQYPEAFSNVHESPILEEDDDFDPIPKSTATTIATSEQSTESCDTSPDIISPTMSQDFEDLSQGRYDSPAVNGQSLTDDETANGLD